In Megalops cyprinoides isolate fMegCyp1 chromosome 16, fMegCyp1.pri, whole genome shotgun sequence, the genomic window GGTTTTCACTGTAAAACCAATTGAATAACAAACTCAAAAGAATTTCACAGCAAAAGGGAAACATACTCACAGCAATTCGCACCCTTTGAATAACTGAACTGCCAATATATTGAACACGCTTGTAATTGTGCACATGTACAGCATTACGTTTGCACGTGACCTCCTGTAGACGCTGCCTTGGTGAAAGAACTCGTTAAGAAGTGCCTGCAGGCTCGGGACCAAGCGTATTGCCCCTACAGCAACTTCCCCGTAGGAGCTGCGATATTAACGACAGGGGGCGATATAATCACAGGTAGGACCCCGCAGATGGGTCCCAACACAAAAGGAGAATCCCACTAATCGCCGAATGTGTGTTATCTTGCCAGCGGCTATCcgcaaaaaaatcaaaaagtatgatatgtgcgtgcatgcttgtgtCACAGGCTGTAATGTGGAAAACGCATCCTACGGACTGACAGTGTGTGCAGAGCGGACAGCCGTGCAGAGGGCTGTAGCAGAGGGGCACCGACACTTCAGCGCCATCGCTGTCACGTGGTGAGCAGCTACGTGTAACGGC contains:
- the zgc:103586 gene encoding zgc:103586; protein product: MADAALVKELVKKCLQARDQAYCPYSNFPVGAAILTTGGDIITGCNVENASYGLTVCAERTAVQRAVAEGHRHFSAIAVTCDIKDSFVGPCGACRQVLMEFGSDWDIYLTKPDGSYKKISLQDLLPLAFSPAHLEKI